A stretch of Cellulosilyticum sp. I15G10I2 DNA encodes these proteins:
- a CDS encoding HD-GYP domain-containing protein, with the protein MRLINVNAIREGDIIARDIISYEGGILLTRSSKFKNAFRQKLLERNIYEVYIDDELSQGISPQDIINPQIRRQINQDIKTEFEKIKHTLDINVEGISRITTTLFEELSKKEIVCDVMDLKMNDDYTYQHCIGVAILTTIVCNKMGIRKDHAHKIVMGALMHDIGKIIIPKNTLNKPEKLTQEEYELLKTHVEIGYRIVEKNSSVSPITKLAVLCHHEREDGSGYPLGKGDELHIGAKIVGVCDVFHALMSNRPYRQALSVKEVIAIAQMEKINVPIRQVVESILAFYPVGSTVLLSNGDIGIVEKNFVQDVARPLVKVVYNVNTHQKHEYKLNLQERLDVCVAEKIPDIPHS; encoded by the coding sequence GTGAGATTAATTAATGTAAATGCAATAAGAGAGGGAGATATTATTGCAAGAGATATTATAAGTTATGAAGGAGGGATCCTTCTCACCCGTTCTAGTAAATTTAAGAATGCTTTTAGACAAAAATTATTAGAGCGGAATATTTATGAGGTATACATAGATGATGAATTATCACAAGGTATATCTCCACAAGACATTATTAATCCTCAAATAAGACGTCAGATTAATCAGGATATAAAGACTGAGTTTGAAAAAATAAAACATACTTTAGATATTAATGTAGAGGGTATTTCTAGAATTACAACCACTTTATTTGAGGAACTTTCTAAAAAAGAGATTGTATGTGATGTCATGGATCTTAAAATGAATGATGATTATACGTATCAGCATTGTATAGGAGTAGCTATCTTAACGACCATTGTATGTAATAAAATGGGTATTCGTAAAGACCATGCCCATAAAATTGTTATGGGCGCACTGATGCATGATATAGGTAAGATTATTATACCTAAAAATACTTTAAATAAGCCAGAAAAGCTTACACAAGAAGAATATGAATTACTTAAGACCCATGTAGAGATAGGCTATAGAATAGTAGAAAAAAATAGCTCTGTAAGTCCCATTACAAAACTTGCTGTACTTTGTCATCATGAGAGAGAAGATGGTTCTGGCTATCCTTTAGGAAAAGGGGACGAATTACATATTGGCGCAAAAATAGTAGGGGTATGTGATGTATTTCATGCACTTATGTCAAATCGACCTTATAGACAAGCTTTATCTGTTAAAGAAGTTATTGCCATTGCTCAAATGGAGAAGATTAATGTACCTATAAGACAAGTCGTAGAAAGTATTTTAGCTTTTTATCCAGTTGGAAGTACTGTTCTTCTAAGTAATGGTGATATTGGTATTGTAGAGAAAAACTTCGTTCAAGACGTAGCAAGACCACTGGTAAAAGTCGTTTATAATGTGAACACCCACCAAAAGCATGAATACAAGCTTAATTTACAAGAGCGTTTGGATGTCTGTGTAGCAGAAAAAATTCCGGATATTCCTCATTCCTGA